From the bacterium genome, the window ATAAAACAATGAGCAAGAAGTCGAAAAAAAGTTTTGATTATTATAATCTAATCGTAGAAATTAACTTAATGCTACTTATCATTTCAGTTCCCTGGTTTATTGACTTGAGATTAAGTGGGGTAATGATAGGCAAATTAGCCTTGATGCACCTTTTCTCCGGAATTATCCTTATAACCTGGTTAGTAAACTTTTTCCTGTCTAATCAGATTAAATTCTTTCATACTAAATTTGACCTGCCACTTCTTTCCTTTCTTGTCGTGAGTATTGCCGCAACTATATTCTCTAAAAATCCTTATTTAAGCCTGGTTGGTGCCTATTATCGCTATGAAGGATTGATTACCTTTATTAATTATCTTTTTCTGTTTTATGTTGTGGTAAACTTCTTAAATCAGGATTCTATTTATCGAATATTAAATGTAACTGTTTTTACAGGTGGTTTAATCGGTTTTTACGGATTAATGCAACATCTAAACCGTGATTTAGTGGGATGGGGGGCCTATGATAGCAATCGTGTCTTCTCAACTTTTGGTAATCCTGTTTATTTAGGTGCTTATACCGCTACTTTACTTCCTATTGCCCTTGCTTTATGTTTGCAGGAACTAAAGATTCAAAAAAAACCAGCGATTAAGATTAAAAATATCGCGGATAAAATTAAGCAGTTAACTCAATCCCTGGTCACCATTTGTATCAAAATTAGTCCCTGGTTTTACGGAATGTGTTTAGCTCTTATTTTAGCCGGTTTATGTTTAAGTATGGGACGAGGGGCATCTATTGGATGTGGACTTTCAATGATTGCTTTTCTGTGCTTATCCCTGAGAATAAAACATAGCTTTATCACAAAAAAGGTAATTATTGCCTTAAGCATTCTTATAGTTGTAGCTGGATATTTCAATCTTAAACCTGAAACTTCTTCGTTTGGAAGAATTTTACAAATGGTTAATCAGGCTGTTAAGGTAGATGAAGAGATGCCTACGACTTCTTCTGAGACAGCATTTACCAGAAGCTTGAGATCCAGTGCAGGGGCAAGACCCATTATGTGGCGAGATTCATTTAGAATTATTAAGGATTATCCCTTGCTCGGTATCGGTCCAGAGACATTTGGACTTATCTATCCACAATATCGCTCTTTAGAACTTATTCTGACCGAAGGAGGACAATATGGGCGGCCGGACCGAGTTCATAATGATATTATAGATTTAACCTTAGCAAAAGGACTTTTAGGATTAGGGGCATACTTGTGGATGCTGATTATCTTCTTCGGGCTCTGCCTGAAAGGGGCTTTTGCGGTAAATAAAGAAAATAGGCTTGTGAATATTGGTCTTTTTTGTGCGGGGGTAGGTTATTTTGTTCAGAGTCAATCCTGTTTCTGGATAATTCCCAGCACATCTATTTTCTTTATCTTCTGTGGTGTGGCG encodes:
- a CDS encoding tetratricopeptide repeat protein is translated as MSKKSKKSFDYYNLIVEINLMLLIISVPWFIDLRLSGVMIGKLALMHLFSGIILITWLVNFFLSNQIKFFHTKFDLPLLSFLVVSIAATIFSKNPYLSLVGAYYRYEGLITFINYLFLFYVVVNFLNQDSIYRILNVTVFTGGLIGFYGLMQHLNRDLVGWGAYDSNRVFSTFGNPVYLGAYTATLLPIALALCLQELKIQKKPAIKIKNIADKIKQLTQSLVTICIKISPWFYGMCLALILAGLCLSMGRGASIGCGLSMIAFLCLSLRIKHSFITKKVIIALSILIVVAGYFNLKPETSSFGRILQMVNQAVKVDEEMPTTSSETAFTRSLRSSAGARPIMWRDSFRIIKDYPLLGIGPETFGLIYPQYRSLELILTEGGQYGRPDRVHNDIIDLTLAKGLLGLGAYLWMLIIFFGLCLKGAFAVNKENRLVNIGLFCAGVGYFVQSQSCFWIIPSTSIFFIFCGVAARLNSQEGTASISLPEIPRWIKLVIFIIIILPMIVITRFTINIYSADIEFKQGRDLYFGGAVVDSIPRFEKALLLNPYERHYYEHILHAYLDTTQTFKENIKKAIEAGEKITKIYPEDTIFHNLLGVAYSQDDQIDKTISEYQKVLEFDPFFADVRGKLGTIYMSQKKYDKAIKLFKQGLEVNPECGLSLDNLSKIYALQGKTEQTKALLKKLITTNPDNFEAHNNLARIYYDEKNITEVIKECQEMIRIAPQNIEPRKNLGSIYFQQRRFQEAYLEFTKVLEIDPNNTYAKNLIRMIEEQKKK